The following are from one region of the Methanobacteriales archaeon HGW-Methanobacteriales-1 genome:
- a CDS encoding histidine kinase, whose translation MGILFYDTDGKLTEVNQSALEIVGVSSLDISKELNLFDNPFIASHKEKFLKEEIIKFQTPLDSSNHEKIGWFTPTFQGNVFVDWTISCIDSGFLAQIQDITERKKVEESIKNSEEKYRSLFDDDLTGDFIATPEGKILECNPAFVDIYGFYTHDNALQSHISKFNSNDWINIIHRLKIEGKIKGYQSWQKRPDGQEIHVMANVVGIFNESDELIQVKGYIFDDTERKKTEESLKKSEEKYHRLFDEDLTGDFIATLKGEIIECNPAFAEIYGVNNFESSLNLNISQFNSFDWPYIITRLKKERKIKGYQSWQRRADGRRIHVMANVVGIFNDVNELIQIKGYVFDDTDRKNAEEELILSKSQMKDILDSIQDGFSVLSRLWIFTYVNANAGEYFGMEPDELMGQNIWEIFPELLGTSYEKAFRAAMETKKTKHFEVLGITYSNRWFEFTVYPSADGISLYWRDITTRK comes from the coding sequence ATGGGGATTCTTTTTTATGATACTGATGGTAAATTAACTGAGGTTAATCAATCTGCTCTGGAAATTGTGGGAGTTTCATCATTAGATATTTCTAAAGAGCTTAATTTATTTGATAATCCATTTATTGCTTCCCATAAAGAAAAATTTCTTAAAGAGGAGATTATTAAATTTCAAACTCCTCTAGATTCCAGTAATCATGAAAAAATAGGCTGGTTCACCCCTACATTTCAGGGAAATGTTTTTGTGGATTGGACTATTTCCTGCATTGATTCTGGATTTTTAGCACAAATTCAAGATATAACTGAACGTAAAAAAGTTGAAGAATCCATTAAAAATAGTGAAGAGAAATATCGCAGTTTGTTTGACGATGACTTAACTGGAGACTTTATTGCCACACCAGAAGGTAAAATACTTGAATGTAATCCGGCTTTTGTAGACATATATGGCTTTTATACCCATGATAATGCTCTCCAATCACACATCTCAAAATTTAACTCAAATGACTGGATTAATATTATCCATAGATTAAAAATTGAGGGTAAAATTAAGGGTTATCAGAGTTGGCAAAAAAGACCGGATGGCCAGGAAATTCATGTTATGGCTAACGTGGTTGGCATTTTTAATGAATCTGACGAGCTTATTCAGGTTAAAGGCTATATATTCGATGATACTGAGCGTAAAAAAACAGAAGAGTCCCTTAAAAAAAGTGAAGAAAAATATCACCGTCTTTTTGATGAAGATTTAACTGGAGACTTTATTGCCACCTTGAAAGGTGAAATTATTGAATGTAACCCGGCATTTGCAGAGATATATGGGGTTAATAATTTTGAAAGTTCACTTAATTTAAATATTTCTCAATTTAACTCATTTGACTGGCCATATATAATTACTCGTTTGAAGAAGGAACGTAAAATTAAGGGTTATCAGAGTTGGCAAAGACGGGCTGATGGTCGCAGAATCCATGTTATGGCTAATGTGGTTGGCATTTTTAATGACGTTAATGAACTTATACAGATTAAAGGCTATGTTTTTGATGATACTGATCGGAAAAATGCTGAGGAAGAACTTATTTTAAGTAAAAGTCAAATGAAAGATATTTTAGATAGTATTCAAGATGGTTTTTCGGTTTTGAGTAGATTATGGATATTCACCTATGTAAATGCAAATGCTGGGGAATATTTTGGTATGGAACCTGATGAACTAATGGGCCAAAATATTTGGGAAATATTTCCCGAGCTTTTAGGCACATCTTATGAAAAAGCATTCCGCGCGGCCATGGAAACTAAGAAGACAAAACACTTTGAAGTTCTAGGTATTACCTATTCAAATCGTTGGTTTGAGTTCACGGTTTATCCATCAGCAGATGGTATTTCTCTTTACTGGAGAGATATCACTACACGCAAATAA
- a CDS encoding potassium transporter TrkA, which translates to MHVVIMGAGRVGLSLASFLINDDQDVTIIEKDESLSHSAVNKLDALVICGNGTETKILEEVNIKNADVFVAATGNDEANLLACILVKNYNVPKVIARVSEPSHKDAFQKVGIDFVVNPELTAASYLERLIIRPKIADLVIIGKGNAELLDITVTNKKMFNKKVSDVSPTKNFIISALHEKNDIIIPDENTILKEGCKISILVKTKAIKKVEEMFTS; encoded by the coding sequence ATGCATGTCGTGATAATGGGCGCAGGAAGAGTAGGTTTGAGTCTTGCTTCATTTTTAATTAATGATGATCAGGATGTAACTATTATTGAAAAAGATGAAAGCTTATCCCATAGTGCAGTGAATAAATTAGATGCACTGGTTATTTGTGGAAATGGGACCGAAACTAAAATTCTTGAAGAAGTAAATATAAAAAATGCTGATGTTTTTGTTGCTGCTACTGGAAACGATGAAGCCAACCTCCTGGCATGTATACTGGTTAAGAATTATAATGTTCCCAAGGTTATTGCTCGAGTAAGTGAACCCAGCCACAAAGATGCTTTCCAAAAGGTAGGTATTGATTTTGTAGTTAATCCCGAGCTTACTGCAGCGAGTTATCTCGAAAGACTTATAATTAGGCCTAAAATAGCAGACTTAGTGATTATTGGTAAGGGAAACGCAGAATTATTAGATATTACGGTTACTAATAAAAAAATGTTTAATAAAAAAGTCAGCGATGTAAGTCCTACAAAAAATTTTATTATAAGTGCCTTACATGAAAAGAATGATATTATAATTCCTGATGAAAATACCATTTTAAAAGAGGGTTGTAAAATATCGATTCTGGTAAAAACAAAGGCTATAAAAAAAGTTGAAGAAATGTTCACTTCCTAA
- a CDS encoding universal stress protein encodes MYEKILLPIDNSEQSQKAGEYAISTANIAGAEIIVLNVIDTHYLSSLPQPDLRESLDKQLRAEGTEAVEKFKKKIEDEKCAGSCKNVKLITLIKEGKPDDVILKTADELEVDQIIMGKSGKHGLEKFLLGSTTERVVRGVKVPINIIS; translated from the coding sequence ATGTATGAAAAAATATTATTACCCATTGACAACTCAGAACAATCCCAAAAAGCTGGAGAATATGCTATTTCTACTGCAAACATAGCGGGGGCCGAAATTATTGTTTTAAATGTAATTGACACCCATTATTTGAGTTCCCTACCACAACCAGATTTAAGGGAATCCTTAGATAAACAGCTTAGAGCAGAAGGAACAGAAGCAGTTGAAAAATTTAAAAAGAAAATAGAAGATGAAAAATGTGCTGGTAGCTGTAAAAACGTTAAATTGATAACCTTAATAAAAGAAGGTAAACCAGATGATGTTATACTAAAAACAGCGGACGAATTAGAAGTTGATCAAATAATAATGGGAAAATCTGGAAAGCATGGCCTGGAAAAGTTTTTATTAGGAAGTACTACAGAAAGAGTAGTACGTGGAGTAAAAGTTCCAATTAATATCATATCTTAA
- a CDS encoding anion transporter — MLVPMQGLSYPGHAAIALLVFAVILWASEAYHLAVTSIVILFLQPIIGVATFDKAILGFASPIIFLMIGGFIIAEAIRKSGLAQRMTFWMLGKVGTSPDRGLFVSVFATGLLSAWIENVVAFAMLLPIIKEVIPMMGAEDPEKGKSNFAKAMVLGASYGSLAGGFSTPIGTAPNLMAYAYLHIPFANWMAFGFPLAIAMLFVIWKLLGKIFPFEVKGISGGKDLVKSKLDDLGPISRNEKLSGIILLLTIGLWLTTGYTGLSSYAIALMGAFLFFAFNIIEWEDAQKNVDWGLIVFFGGALSLGAALLNTGAANWMIQNILAMLGSHPSTILIMILLMVVATLITQVMSNIALSAILIPLSVTLASAQGLALGTYAVPVAIACSLSFMFPMADPTVAMAYGTKYVNIKEILKAGIPLVVIGIILTILVMIFWAPRFL; from the coding sequence ATGTTAGTCCCTATGCAGGGCCTTAGTTATCCCGGTCATGCCGCTATTGCTTTATTAGTTTTTGCTGTAATTTTATGGGCCAGTGAGGCTTATCATTTAGCTGTTACTTCCATAGTTATCTTGTTTTTACAACCTATTATTGGAGTTGCCACATTTGATAAGGCTATTTTGGGTTTTGCCAGCCCTATCATCTTCTTAATGATTGGTGGATTTATCATAGCAGAAGCAATAAGAAAAAGTGGACTTGCACAGCGTATGACTTTTTGGATGTTAGGAAAAGTAGGAACCAGCCCTGATCGTGGACTATTTGTAAGTGTATTCGCTACAGGTTTGTTATCTGCGTGGATTGAGAATGTGGTAGCTTTTGCCATGTTACTGCCCATCATTAAAGAAGTCATTCCTATGATGGGTGCTGAGGATCCAGAAAAAGGAAAAAGTAACTTTGCCAAAGCCATGGTGCTGGGAGCATCATATGGGTCACTGGCTGGAGGATTCAGCACACCCATTGGAACTGCACCTAACTTAATGGCCTATGCCTATTTACACATACCATTTGCAAACTGGATGGCCTTTGGATTCCCACTAGCCATAGCCATGCTATTCGTAATCTGGAAATTACTGGGAAAAATATTCCCATTCGAGGTTAAAGGAATTTCTGGCGGAAAAGATTTAGTTAAATCTAAATTAGATGATTTAGGCCCAATTTCTCGGAATGAAAAATTATCTGGAATTATTTTGTTATTAACTATTGGGTTATGGTTAACTACGGGTTATACTGGTTTGAGCAGTTATGCTATTGCATTAATGGGTGCTTTCCTCTTCTTTGCATTCAATATAATTGAGTGGGAAGATGCACAGAAAAATGTGGATTGGGGACTCATAGTATTCTTTGGAGGAGCACTATCACTAGGAGCAGCATTACTAAACACGGGAGCCGCCAACTGGATGATACAAAACATACTTGCCATGCTCGGAAGCCATCCATCAACCATACTCATAATGATACTGTTAATGGTCGTAGCCACCCTAATTACGCAGGTTATGTCTAACATTGCACTATCCGCAATACTAATACCACTATCAGTAACATTAGCCAGTGCACAAGGACTAGCTCTCGGAACATACGCCGTACCAGTAGCCATTGCATGTTCCCTATCTTTCATGTTCCCCATGGCCGATCCCACCGTCGCCATGGCCTATGGAACCAAATATGTGAACATCAAAGAGATATTAAAAGCAGGAATACCCCTGGTAGTCATAGGAATCATACTAACTATATTAGTAATGATCTTCTGGGCACCAAGATTCCTCTAA
- a CDS encoding aspartate aminotransferase (catalyzes the formation of oxalozcetate and L-glutamate from L-aspartate and 2-oxoglutarate): protein MESYIQNLFAERIGGKDFGKDNVLYKFEKIKRAKKAAKMKFPDIELIDLGVGEPDEMADDFALEVLSKEVYKHENRGYSDNGIQSLKDEIPKYMDKVFGVKNLDPLTEVIHSMGSKPALAYIASVFINPGDITLMTTPGYPVTATHTQWYGGKVENLPLLEENNFLPDLSKIPLEVANKAKVLYLNYPNNPTGAQATKKFYREVVDFAFDYEIAVIQDAAYAALTYGDKPLSFLSIKGSKEVGIEIHSFSKAFNMTGWRLAFIAGNELIVSGFAAVKDNFDSGQFIPIQKAGMHCLKNPEITEKIRIKYERRLSKMVDILNSIGFNVRMPGGTFYLYIKIPKGTKDGLIFTSAEEFSQYLIKEKLISTVPWEDAGNYIRMAACFEAFKDGKISLEEENRILGELKNRLEDVEFVFE from the coding sequence ATGGAAAGTTACATTCAAAACTTATTTGCAGAAAGAATCGGTGGAAAGGACTTTGGTAAAGATAATGTCCTTTATAAATTTGAAAAAATAAAAAGGGCAAAAAAAGCAGCTAAAATGAAATTTCCAGATATAGAACTAATAGACCTGGGTGTAGGAGAGCCAGATGAAATGGCTGATGATTTTGCGCTGGAAGTGCTTTCAAAAGAGGTTTATAAACATGAAAATAGAGGATACTCTGATAATGGTATTCAAAGTCTCAAAGATGAGATTCCAAAGTATATGGATAAGGTATTTGGAGTGAAAAATCTGGACCCCTTAACTGAAGTAATACATTCTATGGGATCCAAACCTGCTCTGGCCTATATTGCATCAGTATTTATCAATCCGGGTGATATTACTCTAATGACTACGCCAGGTTATCCGGTTACAGCAACCCATACGCAATGGTATGGGGGTAAGGTAGAAAACCTCCCATTATTAGAAGAAAATAATTTCTTACCTGATTTAAGCAAAATACCTCTGGAAGTGGCAAACAAGGCCAAGGTTCTTTACTTAAATTATCCTAACAACCCTACCGGTGCCCAGGCCACTAAAAAATTCTATCGGGAAGTTGTTGATTTCGCTTTTGATTATGAGATAGCTGTGATTCAAGATGCGGCCTATGCTGCATTAACTTATGGAGATAAACCATTATCTTTCCTTAGTATTAAAGGTTCCAAGGAAGTAGGTATTGAAATTCATAGTTTTTCCAAAGCATTTAACATGACTGGGTGGAGGCTGGCTTTTATAGCTGGTAATGAATTAATAGTAAGTGGATTTGCAGCAGTGAAGGATAATTTTGATAGCGGGCAGTTCATTCCTATTCAAAAAGCTGGAATGCACTGTTTAAAAAATCCAGAAATCACCGAAAAAATAAGGATTAAATATGAGCGAAGGCTTTCTAAAATGGTTGATATATTAAATAGCATTGGTTTTAATGTCAGAATGCCTGGCGGGACTTTTTATCTTTACATAAAAATACCAAAAGGTACCAAAGATGGTCTAATCTTCACCAGTGCTGAGGAATTCTCACAGTACCTTATAAAAGAAAAATTAATCTCCACGGTTCCCTGGGAGGATGCTGGTAATTATATTCGAATGGCTGCATGTTTTGAAGCATTCAAAGACGGTAAAATTTCTCTTGAAGAGGAGAATAGGATTTTGGGTGAGCTTAAAAATAGGCTGGAAGATGTGGAATTTGTATTTGAATAA
- a CDS encoding RNA-binding protein: MNAQKVNVQRPLDALGKSLNSPVLIKLKGEREFRGILKSFDLHMNLVLNDAEELEKGEVTRRLGTVLIRGDNIVYISP; the protein is encoded by the coding sequence ATGAATGCACAAAAAGTGAATGTACAAAGACCACTTGATGCATTAGGTAAATCTTTGAATTCTCCTGTGTTAATCAAGCTGAAAGGTGAGAGAGAATTCAGAGGGATTTTAAAGAGTTTCGATTTACATATGAACTTAGTGTTAAATGATGCTGAAGAATTAGAAAAGGGTGAAGTGACCCGAAGATTGGGCACTGTGCTCATTCGTGGAGATAATATAGTATATATATCTCCTTAA
- a CDS encoding 50S ribosomal protein L37e encodes MKGTPSFGKRNKKTHIRCRRCGRNAYHARQKVCASCGFGKTKRIRRYSWQNKKVTTGIRLK; translated from the coding sequence ATGAAAGGTACACCATCATTTGGTAAAAGGAATAAGAAGACTCACATCCGATGTAGAAGATGTGGACGAAATGCTTATCATGCTCGCCAAAAAGTATGTGCTTCCTGCGGCTTTGGTAAAACCAAACGTATTAGAAGATACAGCTGGCAGAACAAGAAAGTAACTACCGGTATAAGGTTGAAATAG
- a CDS encoding topoisomerase: MDNTSPIDVRIIVEGASDVESVSKAMQGVALGAEYHITISSIIPTTSLEIAQRAVQGADVVLIATDVDAPGRELAEKYQEALKDQVGHLERMKFPYGHDVEYIDPILIRDEIKNAIIRAGLSSISYIKYFRELETELDASTDKLREISVENQELRSDNHDTQEKLEETIQINQQLQEDLQALHDDSHQVKKEYAQLKNRCSRLQEKNLLEVFSIKKLWNEAFDQILKEEDQIIFATNQFKPDNIVVGQGWISARSRDEAMEWLKVIKTALIFIDPNTTETDSSISEKMSEFSNSHVDSDILNKKFKNSEDSNEEEDRLDKRFKNIFD; the protein is encoded by the coding sequence ATGGATAATACTAGTCCTATTGATGTTCGAATAATCGTAGAAGGCGCTTCTGATGTGGAAAGTGTTTCTAAGGCCATGCAAGGTGTGGCTTTAGGCGCTGAATACCATATCACTATCTCTTCTATAATACCTACCACTAGCCTTGAAATTGCTCAAAGGGCGGTTCAAGGGGCAGACGTGGTTTTAATAGCCACTGATGTGGATGCTCCTGGAAGAGAATTGGCTGAAAAATATCAGGAAGCATTAAAAGATCAGGTAGGCCATTTAGAACGCATGAAATTTCCTTATGGGCACGATGTGGAATACATTGACCCGATTTTAATAAGGGATGAAATTAAAAATGCAATCATTAGGGCGGGACTATCATCTATAAGTTACATTAAATATTTTAGAGAACTGGAAACTGAACTGGACGCTTCAACTGATAAACTAAGAGAAATTTCAGTGGAAAATCAAGAACTTCGCAGCGATAATCACGATACACAAGAAAAGCTGGAAGAAACTATCCAGATCAATCAGCAACTTCAGGAAGACTTACAAGCCCTTCACGATGATTCACATCAAGTGAAAAAGGAATATGCTCAGCTGAAGAATAGATGTTCACGTCTCCAGGAAAAAAATTTATTAGAAGTTTTTTCTATTAAAAAGCTTTGGAATGAAGCTTTTGATCAAATATTAAAAGAAGAAGATCAAATTATTTTTGCTACTAATCAATTTAAACCAGATAATATTGTGGTTGGTCAGGGCTGGATTAGTGCCCGATCCCGCGATGAAGCCATGGAATGGCTGAAAGTTATTAAAACTGCTTTAATTTTTATAGATCCTAATACTACTGAAACTGATTCTTCAATATCTGAAAAAATGAGTGAATTTTCAAATTCACACGTAGATTCGGATATTCTGAATAAAAAATTTAAAAATTCTGAAGATTCAAATGAAGAAGAAGATAGGTTGGACAAGAGATTTAAAAACATATTTGATTAG
- the purF gene encoding amidophosphoribosyltransferase produces MRDKCGIVGIYSSDKSRDVATPIYYGLFALQHRGQEAAGISAHNGEEISTYKGMGLVCDVFNNGEIEGLEGNVGIGHVRYSTTGKSKLKNTQPFTSEFQDGRIAIAHNGDIINSMELRQELVDKGHEFKSTTDSEVISHMLSSEYAKSMNMVKSIENVAEKLIGSYSLVVLLNHELYVVRDPVGIKPLALGEKNGLKMVASESVAFDVVGADYIRDVEPGEILLLNEKIYSHKMKIAESTPRAHCMFEYVYFARPDSILDGKNVYNVRLNIGRELHREFPVDADVVMPVPDSAITAAIGYSRASGLPYGEGLIKNRYVGRTFIMPTQEEREMSVKLKMNPIKSELEGKSIVLVDDSIVRGTTSKAIIDVLKEAGVKEVHLRVGCPPIISPCYYGIAMASKKELVAANNSVEEIRKSLGVASLGYLSIDSLKKCIGLDEEKLCMGCLNGKYPTELPKNLKEYESCRC; encoded by the coding sequence TTGCGAGATAAATGTGGTATTGTTGGTATATATTCCTCTGATAAATCTAGAGACGTCGCAACCCCTATTTACTATGGTCTTTTTGCTCTGCAACACCGTGGTCAAGAGGCCGCAGGCATATCTGCCCATAATGGTGAAGAAATTAGCACATACAAGGGAATGGGATTGGTTTGCGATGTATTTAACAATGGAGAGATTGAGGGATTAGAAGGAAACGTAGGCATTGGCCACGTAAGATATTCGACTACTGGAAAATCAAAATTAAAAAATACACAGCCATTTACCAGTGAATTCCAGGACGGTCGTATTGCCATTGCTCATAATGGAGATATAATCAATTCTATGGAACTTCGCCAAGAATTGGTAGATAAAGGCCATGAGTTCAAATCGACCACGGATTCTGAGGTTATCAGTCATATGCTGAGCAGTGAGTATGCTAAAAGCATGAACATGGTAAAATCCATTGAAAATGTGGCTGAAAAACTTATAGGGTCGTATTCATTAGTTGTTCTTTTAAATCATGAATTATATGTTGTCAGAGATCCAGTAGGAATAAAACCACTGGCTCTTGGTGAAAAGAATGGCTTGAAGATGGTGGCATCTGAATCGGTTGCTTTTGATGTGGTTGGTGCAGATTATATTCGGGATGTGGAACCTGGAGAAATATTACTTTTAAATGAAAAAATTTACTCTCACAAAATGAAAATTGCAGAAAGCACGCCTCGTGCACATTGCATGTTTGAATACGTTTATTTTGCCAGACCAGACAGTATTCTGGATGGAAAGAATGTTTATAATGTCCGCTTAAATATTGGCCGAGAACTTCATAGGGAGTTCCCAGTTGATGCAGATGTTGTTATGCCTGTTCCAGATTCTGCAATAACGGCAGCTATTGGCTATTCCAGGGCATCAGGACTACCTTATGGTGAAGGTCTAATTAAAAATCGTTATGTAGGTCGTACATTTATCATGCCCACTCAAGAAGAGCGTGAAATGTCTGTAAAACTCAAAATGAATCCTATCAAGTCAGAACTGGAAGGTAAAAGCATTGTTCTGGTTGATGATAGTATTGTTAGGGGAACTACTTCCAAGGCTATTATTGATGTTTTGAAAGAAGCTGGAGTAAAAGAAGTTCACTTAAGAGTAGGTTGCCCACCTATTATTTCCCCATGTTATTATGGTATTGCTATGGCCTCTAAAAAAGAGCTTGTAGCAGCTAATAATTCTGTTGAGGAAATTAGAAAGTCACTGGGTGTTGCCTCACTGGGTTACCTCTCCATTGACTCGCTTAAAAAGTGTATTGGTCTTGATGAGGAAAAACTTTGTATGGGATGTTTGAATGGAAAGTACCCAACAGAACTACCTAAAAATCTTAAAGAATATGAATCATGTCGTTGTTAA
- a CDS encoding peptidase U32, whose protein sequence is MVELLAPAKDFKALTAALKNGADSIYVGIEGCNMRANVSNFTLETLKSAVKQCHDSDNKIYVCTNTIMKNKDINYFKNILPVIHSYEVDALIISDLGALKLAREEGIETHMSIQANISNFESLNLLEELGVKRVVLSRELSLPEIKEIKENTNLEIETFVHGAMCVAVSGRCFLSSHLYHKSANCGDCLQPCRKEWKLVSEDDDSFDLVQTENESHILSPKDICMIKHIPELMDAGIDAFKLEGRARPADYVATVTKTYREAIDRYESGNWEFQERWADELKKVFNRGFDTGFYFKNPYKTSIDNESNYIKKDTGLVVNYYKNVSAAEIRLFDDLKIGDEIIIQGNKTGSITQMVESMQIDGKNIKEAKKGQNVGLMIKYQVRPNDIVYKRILRNNKL, encoded by the coding sequence ATGGTTGAATTACTCGCTCCTGCAAAGGATTTCAAGGCTTTAACTGCTGCTCTAAAAAATGGTGCAGATTCTATTTATGTAGGTATTGAAGGATGTAATATGCGGGCCAATGTTTCTAATTTCACTCTTGAAACACTTAAAAGTGCCGTGAAACAATGCCATGATTCAGATAATAAAATATATGTCTGTACCAATACCATAATGAAAAATAAGGATATTAATTACTTTAAAAATATTTTACCAGTAATCCATTCTTATGAGGTGGATGCCTTAATTATTTCTGATTTAGGGGCTCTTAAACTTGCAAGAGAAGAGGGCATTGAAACTCATATGAGTATTCAGGCCAATATTTCTAATTTTGAATCTTTAAATTTATTGGAAGAGCTGGGAGTTAAACGGGTTGTTCTCTCCCGAGAATTATCACTTCCAGAGATAAAGGAAATTAAAGAAAACACTAATCTGGAAATTGAAACCTTCGTACATGGGGCCATGTGTGTGGCCGTATCCGGTAGATGTTTTTTAAGTTCTCATCTTTACCATAAAAGTGCTAACTGTGGAGACTGTTTACAGCCCTGCCGTAAAGAGTGGAAACTCGTGTCTGAAGATGATGATTCATTTGATTTAGTTCAAACTGAAAATGAAAGCCATATCCTGAGTCCTAAAGACATTTGTATGATAAAACACATTCCCGAACTCATGGATGCCGGAATTGATGCCTTTAAACTTGAAGGAAGGGCCAGGCCAGCGGACTATGTGGCCACGGTAACTAAAACTTATCGGGAAGCTATTGATAGATATGAGTCGGGTAACTGGGAATTCCAGGAAAGATGGGCAGATGAACTTAAAAAAGTTTTTAATAGAGGATTTGATACTGGTTTTTACTTTAAAAATCCCTATAAAACCAGTATAGATAATGAATCTAATTATATTAAAAAAGACACGGGTTTAGTAGTTAATTATTATAAAAATGTTTCCGCAGCAGAAATAAGACTTTTTGACGACCTGAAAATTGGTGATGAAATCATCATTCAGGGAAATAAGACGGGATCTATTACGCAAATGGTTGAATCAATGCAAATTGATGGTAAAAATATTAAAGAAGCTAAAAAAGGCCAAAATGTGGGACTAATGATTAAATATCAAGTAAGGCCTAATGATATTGTTTATAAAAGGATTTTAAGAAATAATAAACTATAA
- a CDS encoding MFS transporter, producing the protein MNTESTTTKQDKNLVFIMAGLMLGLLVAALDNSIIGTAMPQIISNLQGMEYYVWPFTSYMLSSTIAIILFGKLSDIYGRKNILILGIAIFVIASIMCGFSTNMMELIIFRGIQGIGGGILIALPFIVVGEIFSPRERSKYMGILASVFGVSSVLGPILGGVITDTVGWRWIFFVNVPIGIVAIGMLMNSLPDLKLDGVKKVIDYSGIITFTLALSGLFLGLTLAQDLNAYPLVEIIGLFMFSAMMFVLFIWAEKKAIEPILPMYLFKNSTFTISSIENFLASALIFCGIIYVPLFAQGVLGMSATNSGLLMIPMLISLTISANIAGQIISRTGKYKKLAIAEFLITGVGVILLATMNVNTSPYELLAYSTILGLGSGIMYTVFTISVQDAFSRREIGITTAAMQFFRNVGATVAIPIFGFIMNYSMNSSAAVNLSQKEILTLSIQNIFMVSIILAFAGLIIAFFLKEASLSDPKETVEDEMSEEFLENV; encoded by the coding sequence ATGAATACTGAATCAACTACTACCAAACAAGACAAGAATCTGGTCTTTATCATGGCCGGATTAATGTTGGGACTCCTGGTGGCGGCACTGGATAATTCCATAATTGGTACGGCCATGCCCCAAATTATCAGTAACCTGCAAGGTATGGAATACTATGTATGGCCATTTACGTCCTACATGCTATCTTCAACCATTGCAATCATATTATTTGGAAAATTATCTGATATTTATGGTAGAAAAAATATTTTAATCCTGGGAATAGCCATATTTGTAATAGCTTCAATTATGTGTGGTTTTTCAACCAATATGATGGAATTAATTATATTTAGAGGAATTCAGGGTATTGGGGGTGGTATTTTAATAGCCCTGCCATTTATTGTAGTGGGAGAAATTTTCTCTCCTCGAGAGCGAAGTAAATATATGGGAATACTGGCCTCTGTTTTTGGTGTTTCCAGTGTTTTAGGCCCTATATTAGGTGGAGTAATTACAGACACTGTGGGCTGGAGATGGATATTTTTCGTTAATGTCCCCATAGGAATTGTAGCTATAGGAATGCTGATGAATTCACTCCCTGATTTAAAATTAGATGGTGTAAAAAAAGTTATTGATTATTCCGGTATTATAACCTTTACCTTAGCTTTAAGTGGGCTTTTTTTAGGATTAACACTGGCCCAAGATTTAAATGCTTATCCTTTAGTTGAAATAATAGGATTGTTTATGTTTTCAGCGATGATGTTTGTATTGTTTATCTGGGCTGAAAAAAAAGCTATAGAACCGATTTTACCCATGTATCTATTTAAAAATTCAACATTTACTATTTCATCTATAGAAAACTTTTTAGCAAGTGCATTGATATTTTGTGGGATAATTTATGTCCCCTTATTTGCTCAAGGCGTTTTAGGAATGAGTGCCACTAATTCAGGATTATTAATGATTCCTATGCTCATAAGTCTCACCATATCAGCTAACATTGCAGGACAGATTATTTCCAGAACTGGAAAATATAAAAAGCTGGCTATAGCAGAATTTTTAATTACAGGAGTGGGAGTTATCCTGTTGGCAACCATGAATGTGAATACCTCCCCTTATGAACTACTGGCCTATTCAACCATTCTTGGTTTAGGATCTGGAATAATGTACACTGTATTTACCATAAGTGTGCAGGATGCTTTTTCGCGTAGAGAAATAGGGATTACTACAGCTGCTATGCAGTTTTTCAGAAATGTAGGGGCCACCGTGGCCATCCCCATATTTGGATTTATAATGAACTATTCCATGAACAGTTCAGCAGCAGTTAATTTAAGTCAAAAAGAAATTTTAACTTTATCCATTCAAAACATCTTCATGGTATCTATAATATTGGCCTTTGCTGGTTTAATTATTGCATTTTTCCTTAAAGAAGCAAGTTTAAGTGACCCTAAAGAAACTGTTGAAGATGAGATGTCAGAAGAATTTTTAGAAAACGTATAA